In Gadus chalcogrammus isolate NIFS_2021 chromosome 11, NIFS_Gcha_1.0, whole genome shotgun sequence, a single window of DNA contains:
- the nr1d2a gene encoding nuclear receptor subfamily 1 group D member 2a, whose amino-acid sequence MQQSKVPEDNGATKPGGVIAYISSGSASSPESCMSDSSSSSYLSCSLTMSRPSLPSRAVGMLVDIGPMTKAGQHRGPVGERSRRSSSSSSSSKSSITKINGLVLLCKVCGDVASGFHYGVHACEGCKGFFRRSIQQNIQYKKCLKLENCTIMRSNRNRCQQCRFKKCLSVGMSRDAVRFGRIPKREKQRMLLEMQNAMNNMMCGGSGGVLPGHQSTTPPFKAMALHTSSLPSSSSSSSSCSSSSSSCSSRFSARCPQGTESVVAMETNSSSASSCGSDSGEDETVNMVTAWPQESFTNSRQGSPGLGLPGLVAVETPVSDNHFEVEQTRWNCWNNNNINVASEEYQQHNQGNSQRVTNTAYREEGVDHQQQQLSSAPGGERSDDVHSLPQDQHTFCAPSVSNGNSGPINSLHNRAHLVSPTNDSPHVEPRGPSQEIWEDFSMSFTPAVREVVDFAKRILGFRQLSEQDQVGLLKAGTFEVLMVRFASLFDVAEHTVTFLSGRRYSLGALRALGAGELLNAMCEFSEKLAALRLDRDEMSLFTAVVLVSADRSGIQDLDSVEALQEHLIQALRDLVTRNHGHNGATTFTKLLLKLPELRSLNNVHSEELLSFKVHP is encoded by the exons ATGCAGCAATCCAAGGTGCCTGAAGATAATGGAGCAACCAAGCCAG gGGGTGTCATAGCGTACATCTCCTCGGGCTCCGCCTCCAGTCCTGAGTCTTGCATGAGCgacagctccagcagcagctaccTGTCCTGCTCTCTGACGATGTCCCGCCCCTCACTGCCCAGCCGTGCCGTGGGCATGCTGGTGGACATTGGGCCAATGACCAAAGCAGGCCAGCACCGCGGCCCTGTGGGTGAGAGGTCCAGACGCTCGtcatcgtcctcttcctcctccaagaGCAGCATCACCA AGATCAACGGCTTGGTGCTGCTCTGCAAGGTGTGTGGCGATGTGGCGTCTGGCTTCCACTACGGCGTGCATGCCTGCGAGGGCTGCAAG GGATTCTTCCGCAGGAGCATCCAGCAGAACATCCAGTACAAGAAGTGTCTGAAGTTGGAGAACTGCACCATCATGAGGAGCAACCGCAATCGCTGCCAACAGTGCAGATTCAAGAAGTGTCTGTCCGTAGGCATGTCAAGAGATG CTGTGCGCTTTGGTCGGATCCCGAAGCGCGAGAAGCAGAGGATGCTGCTGGAGATGCAGAATGCCATGAACAACATGATGTGCGGCGGCAGCGGTGGCGTACTGCCTGGCCACCAGAGCACAACACCTCCTTTTAAGGCCATGGCCCTCCACACCAGCAGCTTgccttcctcatcgtcatcctcttcatcctgctcctcgtcctcctcatcctgctcAAGTCGCTTCTCAGCCCGCTGCCCCCAGGGCACCGAGTCggtggttgccatggagaccaaCTCCAGCTCCGCTTCCTCTTGTGGCTCCGACAGCGGCGAGGACGAGACTGTCAACATGGTAACGGCGTGGCCACAGGAAAGTTTCACCAACAGCAGGCAAGGGTCACCGGGGCTTGGGTTGCCCGGCCTGGTCGCTGTGGAGACCCCGGTGAGTGACAACCATTTCGAAGTCGAGCAGACCAGATGGAACTgttggaacaacaacaacatcaatgtCGCATCAGAGGAATACCAGCAACATAaccaaggcaacagccagcgtGTCACCAACACAGCTTACAGGGAAGAGGGAGttgaccaccagcagcagcagctcagcaGCGCCCCTGGTGGTGAAAGGTCAGATGACGTCCACAGCCTTCCGCAAGACCAGCACACCTTTTGCGCCCCAAGCGTATCCAATGGCAACAGTGGACCAATCAACAGCCTGCACAACAGAGCTCACTTG GTGTCGCCAACGAACGACTCGCCACACGTGGAGCCCAGGGGGCCCAGCCAGGAAATCTGGGAGGACTTCTCCATGAGCTTTACTCCGGCTGTGCGCGAGGTGGTGGACTTCGCCAAGAGGATCCTGGGCTTCCGCCAGCTCTCTGAACAGGACCAGGTCGGCCTGCTGAAGGCCGGCACCTTCGAG GTGCTAATGGTTCGCTTCGCCTCTCTGTTCGACGTGGCCGAGCACACGGTCACCTTCCTGAGCGGGAGGCGCTACAGCCTGGGGGCCCTGCGAGCGCTGGGCGCCGGGGAGCTCCTCAACGCCATGTGTGAGTTCAGCGAGAAGCTGGCGGCTCTCCGTCTGGACCGCGATGAGATGAGCCTGTTCACCGCCGTCGTGCTCGTCTCCGCCG ACCGCTCTGGGATCCAGGACCTGGACTCTGTGGAGGCCCTGCAGGAACACCTGATCCAGGCCCTGCGGGACCTGGTGACGAGGAACCACGGGCACAACGGCGCCACCACCTTCACCAAGCTGCTGCTCAAGCTTCCAGAGCTGCGCTCGCTCAACAATGTGCACTCGGAGGAGCTGCTCTCTTTCAAAGTGCACCCTTGA